The Nitrospirales bacterium genome includes a window with the following:
- a CDS encoding DUF255 domain-containing protein encodes MNTSPPEHRPNQLIHETSPYLLQHAYNPVDWHPWNSHALNRSKKENKPILLSIGYSACHWCHVMEHESFENENIASLMNAHFINIKVDREERPDLDEIYMQATVTMNQGHGGWPMTVFLTPDQEPIFAGTYFPPTDKWGRPGFATVLKNIAAAWEQDRESIIKQATRFTDQLRASISVLSPMTVGQTEIETAVEQYATDFDPQDGGFGKAPKFPAATGLSFLLRQYHKTNSEQTLHIIQKTMDSMAAGGIYDHIGGGFARYSTDDRWLVPHFEKMLYDNALLARTYVEAYQVTREERYRRIATETLDYILREMTSPEGGFYSATDADSEGVEGKFFVWTPQQIRAVISNQEDAQRFCAYYDITDGGNWEGKSIPNTPKTLEQVATALSCSPDDLWATIERARPLVYQARLERVPPGLDDKVITAWNGMMIGAMAEAARVLDNQRYLDAARRAADFLLTTLSQPGNRLLRTYRDGKAHLNACLEDYAYLAEAMIDLYEAGAPERYLHEAVGLAERMVKDFSDPDQGGFFTTAIDHESLILRSREGPDGATPSGNAVAAAALARLSFHFNREDFRESATHAIRAYGHQIAQIPRGYAKSLMVVDFLLNAPVEIALVGQPGEANYDHLRAEVDHRFIPNRIMAHQSDEDAEATHPLLEGKTRVDGKAALYICQNFACQAPITEPQEVASSLQEQTLKPGRERHETESLQVLKSRGIPGQATPGGTAVYVAKVLAGPTERKPSGQGYTTLGSTGLTTSRLGFGGYRIDISSEEHREALVKAIREGCNLIDTSTNYADGGSERLIGRALGDLVKTNELTREEIIVVSKIGYIQGQNLKRAEAREKAGNPFPEMVKYGEGIWHCLHPEFLEEQLTLSLDRLGLTTLDVCLLHNPEYFLSDAKNRKLTVDSAALEELRAIFYHRLQQAFLYFEKQVAAGRLQYYGVSSNTCTAKPDDPEATSVSRMLDAAQAAAEELGQTLHHFRVLQLPMNLFESGALVAPNTGTEEMQTVLELAQRENIAVLVNRPLNAIPTKHGGMIRLADPRAERPATTFESQLPKVRALEEEYVKNIAPLVPHSDKGIAANEYFKWAEELSRLRPALQNLEHWDQIEQQMIAPHANQIFQVLTRHLREDKEALWDNWRKRYVPEFLELLRVMRMEAAQKSAKKIQEIRDVIDPLLPASHRGEPFSRKALWTLASTPGVTTVLNGMRTQEYVEDSMTIMQWEPLADSRKIFQALSN; translated from the coding sequence ATGAATACCTCACCTCCCGAACACAGACCGAATCAACTCATCCATGAGACCAGTCCGTATTTGCTCCAACATGCCTATAATCCCGTCGACTGGCACCCCTGGAATTCTCATGCGTTGAACCGGTCCAAAAAAGAGAATAAACCTATCCTTCTCTCAATCGGATATTCGGCCTGTCATTGGTGTCACGTGATGGAGCACGAGTCGTTTGAAAACGAAAACATCGCATCATTGATGAACGCCCATTTCATCAACATTAAAGTCGACCGCGAGGAACGTCCTGATCTTGACGAAATTTACATGCAAGCCACAGTCACGATGAATCAGGGCCATGGAGGGTGGCCCATGACCGTGTTCCTCACCCCGGATCAAGAACCTATTTTTGCCGGCACCTATTTTCCTCCGACTGATAAATGGGGGCGACCAGGTTTTGCCACGGTACTGAAAAACATTGCCGCGGCATGGGAGCAGGATCGAGAAAGTATCATCAAACAAGCGACTCGATTCACCGATCAACTCCGGGCATCCATCAGTGTCCTGTCTCCCATGACCGTCGGACAGACAGAAATCGAAACGGCTGTCGAACAATACGCGACCGACTTTGACCCGCAAGACGGGGGATTTGGGAAAGCCCCAAAATTTCCAGCCGCGACCGGGCTGTCTTTTCTGCTTCGCCAATACCACAAGACGAACAGCGAACAGACGCTCCACATCATTCAGAAAACAATGGACTCGATGGCGGCCGGAGGAATTTACGACCATATTGGAGGAGGCTTCGCACGGTACTCAACCGACGATCGGTGGCTCGTCCCGCATTTCGAAAAAATGCTCTATGACAATGCGCTCCTGGCCCGTACCTATGTCGAGGCCTATCAAGTCACTCGCGAGGAACGCTACCGACGCATCGCCACTGAAACCCTCGACTACATCCTGCGGGAAATGACCTCCCCGGAAGGCGGGTTCTACTCCGCAACAGATGCCGACTCTGAAGGGGTTGAGGGAAAATTCTTTGTCTGGACTCCACAACAAATTCGCGCCGTCATCTCCAATCAAGAAGACGCTCAGCGGTTCTGCGCGTATTACGACATCACCGACGGAGGAAACTGGGAAGGAAAAAGCATTCCGAATACACCCAAGACATTAGAGCAAGTCGCAACAGCCTTGAGCTGTTCCCCTGATGACTTATGGGCCACGATTGAACGGGCGCGTCCACTCGTCTATCAAGCTCGGCTTGAGCGTGTTCCACCTGGATTGGACGATAAGGTCATTACGGCGTGGAATGGCATGATGATTGGGGCTATGGCAGAGGCCGCCAGAGTACTCGACAATCAACGATATCTTGATGCAGCCAGACGGGCAGCCGACTTCTTGTTGACGACATTGTCTCAGCCAGGCAATCGCCTCCTGCGAACCTATCGTGACGGAAAAGCCCATCTCAACGCCTGTTTGGAAGACTATGCGTATCTCGCTGAAGCCATGATCGATCTCTATGAAGCGGGAGCTCCTGAACGATACCTCCATGAAGCCGTTGGCCTGGCTGAGCGCATGGTGAAAGATTTCTCGGACCCCGATCAGGGAGGATTTTTTACCACCGCTATCGACCACGAATCACTCATCCTCCGCAGCCGCGAAGGTCCCGATGGAGCAACACCAAGCGGCAACGCCGTCGCCGCAGCCGCGTTGGCCCGGTTGTCTTTCCATTTTAACCGTGAAGACTTTCGTGAATCGGCGACACACGCCATCCGGGCGTATGGACATCAGATCGCGCAAATTCCCCGCGGCTACGCTAAAAGCTTGATGGTCGTGGACTTTCTTCTGAATGCGCCGGTTGAAATAGCACTCGTGGGACAGCCAGGCGAAGCCAACTACGATCATCTACGAGCCGAAGTCGATCACCGTTTTATCCCGAATCGCATCATGGCCCATCAGAGCGACGAGGATGCAGAAGCGACCCACCCGCTACTCGAAGGAAAAACCCGCGTTGATGGCAAGGCGGCTTTGTACATTTGCCAAAACTTTGCCTGTCAGGCTCCGATCACCGAACCGCAGGAGGTCGCCTCTAGCCTCCAGGAACAAACATTGAAACCCGGCAGAGAACGTCACGAAACCGAATCCCTACAGGTGCTCAAGTCGCGTGGCATACCCGGACAAGCCACACCGGGCGGAACGGCCGTCTACGTCGCGAAAGTCTTAGCCGGCCCCACAGAAAGAAAGCCAAGCGGCCAAGGGTACACAACTTTGGGTTCGACAGGCCTGACGACCTCTCGACTGGGGTTTGGGGGATACCGGATCGATATCAGCTCCGAGGAACACCGTGAAGCATTAGTCAAAGCCATACGAGAAGGCTGTAACCTTATCGATACATCGACAAATTATGCCGATGGAGGGAGCGAACGACTGATAGGCCGTGCCCTCGGGGATTTAGTGAAAACTAACGAACTGACACGTGAAGAAATCATCGTCGTCTCAAAAATCGGCTATATCCAAGGGCAAAACCTGAAACGTGCCGAAGCGCGAGAAAAGGCTGGCAACCCGTTTCCTGAGATGGTGAAGTATGGAGAAGGTATCTGGCACTGTCTTCATCCTGAATTCCTCGAAGAACAACTCACGCTCTCGCTTGATCGCCTAGGGCTAACTACGCTTGATGTCTGCCTGCTCCACAACCCGGAGTACTTTCTCTCTGATGCCAAAAACCGAAAATTGACGGTCGACTCAGCGGCCCTTGAGGAACTGCGTGCGATCTTTTACCATCGGTTACAGCAAGCGTTTCTATACTTTGAGAAACAAGTCGCGGCAGGCCGTCTCCAGTATTATGGGGTATCGTCCAACACCTGCACAGCCAAGCCAGACGATCCGGAAGCGACTTCGGTGTCACGTATGCTTGATGCGGCACAGGCGGCTGCCGAGGAACTCGGCCAGACGCTGCATCATTTTCGAGTCCTGCAACTCCCCATGAATCTCTTTGAGTCCGGCGCGTTGGTGGCACCCAATACGGGGACGGAAGAGATGCAGACCGTCTTAGAACTGGCTCAGCGAGAGAACATCGCCGTTCTGGTGAATCGCCCGCTCAACGCGATTCCGACGAAACATGGGGGAATGATTCGGCTCGCCGACCCTCGAGCCGAACGGCCGGCAACCACGTTCGAATCACAACTTCCTAAGGTCCGTGCGCTAGAAGAAGAGTACGTCAAGAACATCGCCCCGCTCGTTCCGCATTCAGACAAAGGCATCGCGGCGAATGAATACTTCAAATGGGCCGAGGAACTGTCTCGCCTCAGACCGGCCCTTCAGAACCTCGAACATTGGGACCAAATCGAACAGCAGATGATCGCTCCGCATGCCAATCAGATTTTTCAAGTCCTTACGCGGCATTTAAGAGAAGACAAGGAAGCGCTCTGGGATAACTGGCGCAAACGCTATGTCCCGGAATTTCTGGAACTGTTACGGGTCATGAGAATGGAAGCCGCACAAAAAAGCGCTAAAAAGATTCAGGAAATACGAGACGTCATCGACCCTCTGCTCCCAGCATCGCATCGCGGAGAACCCTTTTCCCGAAAAGCCCTCTGGACATTGGCCAGCACCCCTGGCGTGACGACTGTCCTCAACGGCATGCGGACACAGGAATATGTGGAGGATTCTATGACGATCATGCAGTGGGAACCGCTTGCCGATTCCCGAAAAATCTTTCAAGCCCTGTCAAACTAG